A genomic window from Acinetobacter chinensis includes:
- a CDS encoding DUF4112 domain-containing protein, with protein sequence MPEPLQQKKLSTQEVIRLERDLAKFANMMDSVVRIPFTKQGVGADAALSTIPVAGDVAGFALTCYAVFKAKQIGVPQAKLNGVMKLAAMDAVVGFIPFVGTIFDIFIRPSRKALDVVHEHIRTEYQIQSEDHVVHPFLHEKLEQKQQNSAFWRNPVVAWCWLHIPDLLGLIVLVCIAAAAWFGISMLWEWYQGVK encoded by the coding sequence ATGCCAGAGCCTTTACAGCAAAAAAAATTATCAACCCAGGAAGTGATCAGGCTTGAACGGGATCTTGCAAAATTTGCCAATATGATGGACTCCGTAGTCCGCATTCCATTTACTAAACAGGGAGTAGGGGCAGATGCAGCACTCAGTACGATACCTGTTGCCGGTGATGTCGCAGGTTTTGCCCTGACCTGTTATGCCGTGTTCAAGGCAAAGCAGATCGGTGTGCCACAGGCGAAACTGAATGGTGTGATGAAACTGGCAGCAATGGATGCTGTGGTTGGGTTTATTCCCTTTGTTGGAACCATATTTGATATTTTTATCCGTCCAAGCCGCAAAGCACTGGATGTTGTTCATGAACATATCCGGACTGAATATCAGATTCAAAGCGAAGACCATGTTGTTCATCCATTTCTGCATGAAAAACTGGAACAGAAACAGCAGAATTCTGCCTTCTGGCGCAACCCCGTGGTTGCATGGTGTTGGCTTCATATCCCGGATCTGCTGGGGCTGATTGTACTGGTGTGTATAGCTGCGGCTGCATGGTTTGGAATTTCCATGTTATGGGAATGGTACCAGGGAGTGAAATAA
- a CDS encoding VOC family protein, whose protein sequence is MITANLPAIDFEQTQRFYEHLGFECDYRSDEWMIMNRDGMLLEFFHHPELDPKQSWHSACIRVENMEHYFQEWKTVAWQNFSGAAITEIEHLDEISLFCVIDMNGSLLRCIQQ, encoded by the coding sequence ATGATTACAGCAAATTTACCGGCAATAGATTTTGAGCAGACACAGCGTTTTTATGAACACTTAGGATTTGAATGTGACTATCGTTCAGATGAATGGATGATTATGAACCGCGATGGCATGTTGCTTGAATTTTTCCATCATCCAGAGCTTGACCCGAAACAGTCATGGCACAGTGCCTGTATCCGTGTGGAAAATATGGAACATTATTTTCAGGAATGGAAAACTGTGGCGTGGCAGAATTTTTCAGGTGCAGCCATTACAGAGATTGAACATCTGGATGAAATCAGCCTGTTCTGTGTTATAGATATGAATGGCAGTCTTTTGCGCTGCATTCAGCAATAA
- the htpX gene encoding protease HtpX, translating into MMRIGLFLLTNLAVLVVAGIILSLFGVGSYHGAGGLNLGNLLVICFVFGMVGSLISLFMSKWMAKKSTGTELIDPNAPRNQAEAWLVQEVAQLAQRSGINMPEVGIFPSYQSNAFATGWNKNDALVAVSTGLLERMNKDELRAVLAHEIGHVANGDMVTLALVQGVVNAFVMFFARVVGDFIDRNVFGREDGEAPGLAYFGITIVLDIVFGILASAIVMWFSRYREYRADEAGARLAGKQAMISALLRLQAESEMPDQMPKEMKAFAIAEGKEQGFSLAALFQTHPTIEQRVAALQQLNCP; encoded by the coding sequence ATGATGCGGATTGGTTTGTTTTTGCTAACCAACCTCGCGGTACTGGTTGTAGCTGGCATTATTCTGTCGCTCTTCGGTGTCGGTAGTTATCATGGCGCTGGTGGTCTGAATCTGGGCAACCTGTTAGTCATCTGTTTTGTTTTTGGTATGGTTGGCTCTTTAATTTCCCTGTTCATGTCTAAATGGATGGCGAAAAAATCAACTGGCACTGAACTCATTGACCCGAATGCTCCACGCAACCAGGCAGAAGCATGGCTCGTGCAGGAAGTTGCCCAGCTGGCGCAACGTTCAGGTATCAATATGCCTGAAGTCGGTATTTTCCCTTCATATCAGTCCAATGCCTTTGCAACAGGGTGGAATAAAAACGATGCACTCGTTGCCGTTTCCACAGGACTGCTTGAGCGCATGAACAAAGATGAACTGCGTGCAGTACTTGCCCACGAAATCGGGCACGTTGCAAACGGTGATATGGTGACACTTGCCCTGGTTCAGGGTGTGGTCAACGCCTTTGTAATGTTCTTTGCACGTGTAGTCGGTGACTTTATTGACCGTAACGTATTTGGTCGTGAAGATGGTGAAGCACCAGGACTGGCTTATTTCGGTATTACCATTGTCCTTGATATCGTATTCGGTATTCTGGCGTCAGCAATTGTGATGTGGTTCTCACGCTACCGTGAATACCGTGCAGATGAGGCAGGTGCACGTCTGGCAGGTAAACAGGCCATGATTTCTGCATTATTGCGTTTACAGGCAGAATCAGAAATGCCTGATCAGATGCCTAAAGAAATGAAAGCCTTTGCGATTGCGGAAGGTAAGGAACAGGGTTTCAGCCTGGCTGCTCTTTTCCAGACCCACCCTACAATTGAGCAGCGTGTTGCCGCTCTGCAGCAACTGAACTGCCCTTAA
- a CDS encoding lytic transglycosylase domain-containing protein, which translates to MKKIFDFSCLFLLGASSVLFVTENTHAGQIYIYKDKNGSTLLTNRKSADQSLKRVKVTYYPDSNIHSYSNWGSSEASVLPSYSRNKNAFDSIIKQAALQHGVSEGLIKAVMHTESGFNSNARSPVGAQGLMQLMPATARRFNVSNAYDPHQNIMGGARYLSWLLKRFNNNTSLALAAYNAGEGNVDKYGGIPPFRETQDYVRRVSSRLSNLYSGGIISASGGTASPQIIAQSSHNSENTKAASSSRNSSQRQIIVSEDGSFTDAPAGSYATANAMASAKISITD; encoded by the coding sequence TGAAAAAAATTTTTGACTTTTCTTGTCTGTTTTTACTGGGTGCCAGTTCAGTTCTGTTTGTAACTGAAAATACGCATGCCGGTCAGATTTACATTTATAAAGATAAAAACGGCAGTACCCTGCTGACAAACCGTAAAAGTGCTGATCAGTCCTTAAAAAGGGTGAAAGTCACTTATTATCCGGACAGCAATATTCATTCTTACAGTAACTGGGGCTCAAGCGAAGCTTCTGTACTGCCCAGTTACAGCCGCAATAAAAATGCTTTTGATTCCATTATTAAGCAGGCAGCTTTACAGCACGGTGTTTCTGAGGGTCTGATCAAAGCTGTGATGCATACAGAATCTGGCTTTAACAGTAATGCACGCTCTCCAGTCGGTGCCCAGGGGCTGATGCAGCTGATGCCTGCAACTGCACGACGTTTTAATGTTTCAAATGCATACGACCCTCATCAGAATATTATGGGGGGAGCACGTTATCTCAGCTGGTTACTGAAACGATTCAACAACAACACTTCACTCGCTCTTGCTGCATATAATGCTGGCGAAGGCAATGTCGATAAATACGGTGGCATTCCCCCTTTCCGTGAAACTCAGGATTATGTACGCCGGGTGTCCAGCCGTTTAAGCAATCTGTATTCAGGCGGTATCATTTCCGCTTCAGGCGGCACAGCATCTCCTCAGATCATTGCTCAGTCCAGTCATAACTCGGAGAACACCAAAGCAGCCAGCTCATCACGAAATTCATCACAGCGTCAGATTATCGTTTCTGAAGATGGCAGTTTTACAGATGCGCCTGCAGGTTCTTATGCAACAGCAAATGCGATGGCATCTGCTAAAATTTCCATTACAGACTGA